One part of the Sphingopyxis sp. TUF1 genome encodes these proteins:
- the mdh gene encoding malate dehydrogenase: MGRKKIALIGAGNIGGTLALLAAQKELGDVVLFDVVEGVPQGKALDLSQVGPIAGFDAKITGSNDYADIAGADVIIVTAGVARKPGMSRDDLLGINLKVMKAVGEGIKANAPDAFVICITNPLDAMVWALREFSGLPHNKVVGMAGVLDSARFSHFIADEFDVSVKDVNTFVLGGHGDTMVPVVRYSTVNGIPVPDLVKMGLSSQDKIDAIVKRTRGGGGEIVALLGTGSAFYAPAASGIAMAEAYLGDQKRILPCAAYVDGQYGVDGLYVGVPVMIGAGGVEKIVEIELDDADKAGLQVSVDAVKELLDACKKLDPSLA, translated from the coding sequence ATGGGACGCAAGAAGATCGCATTGATCGGAGCCGGGAATATCGGCGGGACGCTGGCGCTGCTCGCCGCGCAGAAGGAACTCGGCGACGTCGTCCTGTTCGACGTCGTCGAAGGCGTGCCGCAGGGCAAGGCGCTCGACCTGTCGCAGGTCGGTCCGATCGCGGGCTTCGACGCGAAGATCACCGGCTCGAATGACTATGCCGACATTGCCGGCGCCGACGTCATCATCGTCACCGCGGGTGTCGCGCGCAAGCCCGGCATGAGCCGCGACGATTTGCTCGGCATCAATTTGAAGGTCATGAAGGCGGTCGGCGAAGGCATCAAGGCGAATGCCCCCGACGCTTTCGTCATCTGCATCACCAATCCCCTGGATGCGATGGTCTGGGCGCTGCGCGAGTTCTCGGGTCTCCCCCACAACAAGGTCGTCGGCATGGCCGGCGTGCTCGACTCGGCGCGTTTCAGCCACTTCATCGCCGACGAATTCGACGTGTCGGTGAAGGATGTGAACACCTTCGTGCTCGGCGGCCATGGCGACACGATGGTCCCCGTCGTCCGCTATTCGACGGTCAACGGCATCCCCGTTCCCGACCTGGTCAAGATGGGCCTTTCGTCGCAGGACAAGATCGACGCGATCGTCAAGCGCACCCGCGGCGGCGGCGGCGAAATCGTCGCGCTGCTCGGCACCGGCTCGGCCTTCTACGCGCCGGCCGCGAGCGGCATCGCAATGGCCGAAGCCTATCTGGGCGACCAGAAGCGCATCCTGCCCTGCGCCGCCTATGTCGATGGCCAATATGGCGTTGATGGCCTGTACGTCGGCGTGCCGGTGATGATCGGCGCGGGCGGCGTCGAGAAAATCGTGGAGATCGAACTCGACGATGCCGACAAGGCGGGCCTGCAGGTCTCGGTCGATGCGGTGAAGGAACTGCTTGACGCATGCAAAAAGTTGGATCCGTCGCTGGCCTGA
- the sucD gene encoding succinate--CoA ligase subunit alpha: protein MSILIDKNTKVITQGMTGATGTFHTEQALAYGTQMVGGVTPGKGGTTHIGLPMFNTVDEAKHATGATASVIYVPPPFAADSILEAIDAEIELIVCITEGIPVLDMVKVKRALSGSKSRLIGPNCPGVLTPEECKIGIMPGNIFKKGSVGVVSRSGTLTYEAVFQTSNVGLGQTTAVGIGGDPVNGTNFIDVLELFLADEATKSIIMIGEIGGDAEEQAAQFLIDEAKRGRKKPMAGFIAGRTAPPGRRMGHAGAIVSGGKGDAESKIAAMEAAGIKVSASPSELGTTLAEVLKERV from the coding sequence ATGAGCATTCTGATCGACAAGAATACCAAGGTCATCACGCAAGGGATGACCGGAGCCACCGGCACCTTCCACACCGAACAGGCGCTCGCCTATGGCACGCAGATGGTCGGCGGCGTGACACCGGGCAAGGGCGGGACGACGCATATTGGCCTGCCGATGTTCAACACCGTCGACGAAGCGAAACATGCGACCGGCGCGACCGCGTCGGTCATCTATGTGCCGCCGCCGTTCGCCGCTGATTCGATCCTTGAGGCGATCGATGCCGAGATCGAACTGATCGTCTGCATCACCGAGGGCATTCCCGTGCTCGACATGGTCAAGGTGAAGCGCGCGCTGTCGGGTTCGAAGTCGCGCCTCATCGGTCCGAACTGCCCCGGCGTGCTGACGCCGGAAGAGTGCAAGATCGGCATCATGCCCGGCAACATCTTCAAGAAGGGCAGCGTCGGCGTCGTTTCGCGCTCGGGCACGCTGACCTATGAAGCCGTGTTCCAGACCTCGAACGTCGGGCTGGGTCAGACCACCGCGGTCGGCATCGGCGGCGATCCGGTCAACGGCACCAACTTCATCGACGTGCTCGAACTATTCCTTGCAGACGAAGCGACCAAGTCGATCATCATGATCGGCGAAATCGGCGGCGATGCCGAAGAACAGGCCGCGCAGTTCCTGATCGACGAAGCCAAGCGCGGCCGCAAGAAGCCGATGGCCGGTTTCATCGCGGGCCGCACGGCGCCTCCGGGCCGCCGGATGGGCCACGCCGGCGCGATCGTGTCGGGCGGCAAGGGCGACGCCGAAAGCAAGATCGCGGCGATGGAAGCCGCCGGCATCAAGGTGTCGGCGAGCCCGTCGGAACTCGGCACGACGCTCGCCGAAGTGCTGAAGGAACGCGTCTGA
- a CDS encoding 2-oxoglutarate dehydrogenase E1 component: MNLERQSFDIDEPQAGPSWAPKNWPVIDSDDLTAALDPQQMQVAVKAAAAKAGAPLSSAEVERAANDSIRAMMLIRTYRVRGHLAANLDPLGLSQRELPADLTPEYHGFAGADLDRQIWLGGTLGLEKATVREIVAILQANYCGSVGLEYMYIADIEERQFLQERMEGADKIIEFSVEGKRAILNKVIEAEEWEKFLARKYVGTKRFGLDGGESMIPAMEAIIKYGGQYGVREIVYGMAHRGRLNMLANVMAKPYQVIFHEFSGGSANPDDVGGSGDVKYHLGTSTDREFGGASVHMSLVPNPSHLEAVDPVVLGKVRAQQVVRDDLVKHEQVLPVLIHGDAAFAGQGIVWECLGFSGIRGYNTGGCIHFIVNNQIGFTTSPQFARSSPYPSDVAKGVQAPILHVNGDDPEAVTFACKLAIDFRQQFKRDVVIDMWCYRRFGHNEGDEPSFTQPLMYERIRKHPPVSQLCAAKLEAEGVIDAGWADARRAEFVARLEGDFEAAKSYKPNKADWFAGRWSGLYAPTDSENARRNIATGVSEKLFDSIGRTLTTIPDDVEVHKTLRRVIDGRAAMFADKSDAEVFDWATAESLAFGTLLSEGYQVRLSGQDSGRGTFSQRHAVWVDQKTEEKYVPLTTVPHGRFEVLDSPLSEYGVLGFEYGYAMADPKSLVLWEAQFGDFANGAQIMIDQFIAAGEAKWLRANGLVMLLPHGYEGQGPEHSSARLERFLQLCAGDNIQVCNISTPSNYFHVLRRQMLRSFRKPLIIMTPKSLLRHKLAVSQRSDFIGDAHFRRIMSDRTPPADKDIKRVVLCSGKVGYDLMEARDAAGLTDTTVIRIEQLYPFPGEALAIRLKRMPKLEDVVWAQEEPRNNGAWFFVNELIEESLIEAGKKNMRPRYAGRASAASPATGLMSRHQTEQSALVADALGLSVRAEIRRTKNKA, from the coding sequence ATGAACCTCGAGAGACAAAGCTTCGACATCGACGAGCCGCAGGCCGGCCCCAGCTGGGCGCCGAAGAACTGGCCGGTCATCGACAGCGACGACCTGACCGCCGCGCTCGACCCGCAGCAGATGCAGGTCGCGGTTAAGGCTGCCGCGGCGAAGGCGGGCGCGCCCTTGTCGAGTGCCGAGGTCGAGCGTGCGGCGAATGATTCGATCCGCGCGATGATGCTGATCCGCACCTATCGCGTGCGCGGGCATCTCGCCGCCAATCTCGACCCGCTGGGACTCAGCCAGCGCGAGTTGCCCGCCGACCTGACCCCCGAATATCACGGCTTCGCCGGCGCCGACCTCGATCGGCAGATCTGGCTGGGCGGCACGCTGGGGCTGGAAAAGGCGACGGTGCGCGAGATCGTGGCGATCCTGCAGGCGAACTACTGCGGCTCGGTCGGCCTTGAATATATGTATATCGCCGACATCGAGGAGCGCCAGTTCCTGCAGGAGCGGATGGAGGGCGCCGACAAGATCATCGAATTTTCGGTCGAGGGCAAACGCGCCATCCTGAACAAGGTGATCGAGGCCGAGGAATGGGAAAAATTCCTTGCGCGCAAATATGTCGGCACCAAGCGGTTCGGGCTCGACGGCGGCGAGAGCATGATCCCCGCGATGGAAGCGATCATCAAATATGGCGGCCAGTACGGCGTCAGGGAAATCGTTTACGGCATGGCGCACCGCGGGCGGCTGAACATGCTGGCGAACGTCATGGCCAAACCCTATCAGGTGATCTTTCACGAATTTTCGGGCGGCAGCGCGAATCCCGACGACGTTGGTGGTTCGGGCGACGTCAAATATCACCTCGGCACATCGACCGACCGCGAGTTCGGCGGCGCGTCGGTGCATATGTCGCTCGTCCCCAACCCCTCGCACCTTGAGGCGGTCGATCCGGTCGTGCTCGGCAAGGTGCGCGCGCAGCAAGTTGTTCGCGACGATCTGGTCAAGCATGAACAGGTGCTACCCGTGCTGATCCACGGCGACGCCGCCTTTGCGGGACAGGGGATCGTGTGGGAATGCCTCGGCTTCTCCGGCATCCGGGGTTACAACACCGGCGGTTGTATTCACTTCATCGTTAATAACCAGATCGGTTTCACTACCAGCCCGCAATTTGCCAGATCGTCACCCTATCCATCGGATGTCGCGAAGGGCGTTCAGGCGCCGATCCTGCACGTCAACGGCGACGATCCCGAAGCGGTGACCTTTGCGTGCAAGCTCGCGATCGATTTCCGTCAGCAGTTCAAGCGCGACGTCGTCATCGACATGTGGTGCTATCGCCGCTTCGGCCATAATGAGGGCGACGAACCGTCGTTCACCCAGCCGTTGATGTACGAGCGCATCCGCAAGCATCCGCCGGTGTCGCAGCTGTGCGCCGCGAAGCTGGAGGCCGAGGGCGTGATCGATGCCGGCTGGGCCGATGCGCGCCGCGCCGAATTTGTCGCGCGGCTGGAAGGCGATTTCGAGGCGGCAAAAAGCTATAAACCGAACAAGGCCGACTGGTTCGCCGGCCGCTGGTCGGGTCTCTATGCACCGACCGATTCCGAAAATGCCCGCCGCAACATCGCGACCGGCGTGTCGGAAAAGCTGTTCGATTCGATCGGCCGCACGCTGACGACGATCCCCGACGATGTCGAGGTCCACAAAACGCTGCGCCGCGTGATCGACGGTCGCGCCGCAATGTTCGCCGACAAGAGTGACGCCGAGGTGTTCGACTGGGCGACTGCCGAAAGCCTCGCCTTTGGCACCTTGCTCAGCGAAGGTTATCAGGTGCGCCTGTCGGGTCAGGATTCGGGCCGCGGCACCTTCAGCCAGCGCCACGCGGTGTGGGTCGATCAGAAAACCGAAGAGAAATATGTGCCGCTGACGACCGTGCCGCACGGCCGGTTCGAGGTGCTCGACAGCCCGCTGTCCGAATATGGCGTGCTCGGCTTCGAATATGGCTATGCGATGGCCGATCCGAAGAGTCTGGTATTGTGGGAAGCGCAGTTCGGCGACTTTGCCAACGGCGCGCAGATCATGATCGACCAGTTCATCGCGGCGGGCGAAGCCAAGTGGCTGCGCGCCAACGGGCTCGTGATGCTGCTGCCCCACGGGTATGAAGGGCAGGGGCCGGAGCATAGCTCGGCGCGCCTCGAACGCTTCCTGCAACTCTGCGCAGGCGACAATATTCAGGTGTGCAATATTTCGACCCCGTCGAACTATTTCCACGTCCTGCGCCGCCAGATGCTGCGTTCGTTTCGCAAGCCGCTGATCATCATGACGCCGAAATCGTTGCTGCGCCACAAGCTTGCAGTGTCGCAGCGCAGCGACTTCATCGGCGACGCGCATTTCCGCCGCATCATGTCGGATCGTACGCCGCCCGCGGACAAGGACATCAAGCGCGTCGTCCTGTGTTCGGGCAAGGTCGGCTACGACCTGATGGAGGCGCGCGATGCCGCGGGCCTGACCGACACGACGGTGATCCGCATCGAACAACTTTATCCTTTCCCCGGCGAAGCGCTGGCGATCCGGCTGAAGCGGATGCCGAAGCTGGAGGATGTCGTCTGGGCGCAGGAAGAACCGCGCAACAACGGCGCCTGGTTCTTCGTCAACGAACTGATCGAGGAATCGCTGATCGAGGCGGGCAAGAAGAATATGCGTCCACGCTATGCCGGTCGCGCCTCCGCAGCATCGCCCGCGACCGGGCTGATGAGCCGCCACCAGACCGAACAGTCGGCGCTCGTCGCCGACGCGCTCGGCCTGTCGGTTCGCGCCGAAATCCGCCGTACCAAGAATAAAGCCTGA
- the odhB gene encoding 2-oxoglutarate dehydrogenase complex dihydrolipoyllysine-residue succinyltransferase — protein MSTEVKVPTLGESVSEATIGEWLKKPGEAVALDEPIASLETDKVAVEVPSPVAGVMGQQLAAVGDTVNVGAVIATIEAGGAAASPAPAKAEAAAPTPAATAPAASEGVDTVTTMSPAVRRLVLEHGLDPTKIKGSGKDGRLTKEDVLAAANAAPDAAPTPAPAPAAAPAASGAPGRQEERVKMTRLRQTIAKRLKSAQDTAAMLTTFNDVDMSAVIEARARYKDLFEKKHGVRLGFMGFFTKAACLALKDIPAVNGRIDGDEIVYNNYMDISVAVSGPSGLVVPVIRNAETLSFADIEKTIGDFGKRAKEGTLTMDDMTGGTFTISNGGVFGSLMSTPIINPPQSAVLGLHRIEDRAVVVNGEVVVRPMMYLALSYDHRLIDGREAVTFLKTIKEAIEDPTRLLIDL, from the coding sequence ATGAGCACCGAAGTCAAAGTCCCCACGCTGGGCGAAAGCGTTTCCGAAGCGACGATCGGCGAATGGCTGAAAAAGCCCGGCGAAGCGGTGGCGCTCGACGAGCCCATCGCCAGCTTGGAAACCGACAAGGTCGCGGTCGAGGTGCCCTCGCCCGTCGCCGGAGTGATGGGACAGCAGCTCGCTGCCGTGGGCGACACGGTCAATGTCGGCGCGGTGATCGCAACGATCGAGGCGGGCGGCGCGGCCGCGTCGCCGGCGCCCGCCAAGGCCGAAGCCGCAGCGCCGACCCCCGCCGCCACCGCGCCCGCCGCGAGCGAAGGCGTCGATACGGTCACGACCATGTCGCCGGCGGTGCGCCGTCTGGTGCTCGAACACGGGCTCGACCCGACGAAGATCAAGGGCAGCGGCAAGGACGGCCGTCTGACCAAGGAAGATGTGCTGGCGGCGGCGAATGCAGCGCCCGACGCCGCGCCCACGCCTGCTCCCGCCCCCGCGGCAGCGCCTGCCGCGAGCGGCGCGCCGGGCCGCCAGGAAGAGCGCGTCAAGATGACGCGCCTGCGCCAGACGATCGCCAAGCGGCTGAAATCGGCGCAGGACACCGCGGCGATGCTGACGACCTTCAACGACGTCGACATGTCGGCGGTGATCGAGGCGCGCGCGCGGTACAAGGATCTGTTCGAAAAGAAGCATGGCGTGCGGCTGGGCTTCATGGGCTTCTTCACCAAGGCCGCGTGCCTTGCGCTCAAGGACATTCCCGCGGTCAACGGCCGCATCGACGGCGACGAGATTGTCTATAACAATTATATGGATATTTCGGTCGCGGTGAGCGGGCCGAGCGGGCTTGTCGTGCCGGTGATCCGCAACGCCGAAACGCTGTCGTTCGCGGACATCGAAAAGACGATCGGCGATTTCGGCAAGCGCGCCAAGGAGGGCACGCTGACGATGGACGACATGACCGGCGGGACGTTCACCATCTCGAACGGCGGCGTGTTCGGGTCGCTGATGTCGACCCCGATCATCAACCCGCCGCAGTCGGCAGTGCTCGGCCTCCACCGCATCGAGGATCGTGCCGTGGTCGTGAACGGCGAGGTCGTCGTGCGCCCGATGATGTATCTCGCGCTCAGCTATGACCACCGCCTGATCGACGGCCGCGAGGCGGTCACCTTCCTCAAGACGATCAAGGAAGCGATCGAGGATCCGACGCGGTTGTTGATCGACCTCTGA
- the lpdA gene encoding dihydrolipoyl dehydrogenase gives MSDYDYDVLVIGAGPGGYVAAIRAAQLGLKTACAEGRETLGGTCLNVGCIPSKAMLHASEYFDAAANGSMAAMGVKVKPELDLDTMHGQRRDAVKGLTGGIEFLFKKNKVDWLKGYAQFKSADTVDVAGKSYRAKNIIIATGSSVTPLPGVEVDNDKQVIVDSTGALELAKVPGHMVVIGGGVIGLELGSVWRRLGAKVTCVEFLDQILPGMDADVRKEANKIFKKQGIEFKLKTKVTKAEVKGKKAVLTLEPAAGGEAETLEADVVLVSIGRRPNTDGLALDKAGLTTNQRGQIETDHDFRTAVDGIWAIGDVVPGPMLAHKAEDEGIACAENVAGQTGIVNHDVIPSVVYTWPEIAGVGLTEEQAKEKGEVKVGKFPMLANSRAKTNHEPDGFVKVIADARTDRVLGVWCIASVAGTMIAQAAQAMEFGATSEDIAYTCHAHPTHSEAIKEAAMAVTGKPIHI, from the coding sequence ATGTCCGATTACGACTACGACGTCCTTGTCATCGGCGCCGGTCCCGGCGGTTATGTCGCGGCGATCCGCGCGGCGCAGCTGGGGCTCAAGACCGCGTGCGCCGAGGGGCGTGAGACGCTGGGTGGCACCTGTCTCAACGTCGGCTGCATCCCGTCGAAGGCGATGCTCCATGCGTCCGAGTATTTCGATGCGGCGGCGAACGGGTCGATGGCGGCCATGGGCGTCAAAGTGAAGCCCGAGCTCGACCTCGATACGATGCACGGCCAGCGCCGCGATGCGGTCAAAGGGCTGACCGGCGGCATCGAGTTCCTGTTCAAGAAGAACAAGGTAGACTGGCTGAAGGGCTATGCGCAATTCAAGTCGGCCGACACGGTGGATGTTGCGGGAAAGAGCTATCGCGCAAAGAATATCATCATCGCCACCGGGTCGTCGGTGACCCCGCTTCCGGGGGTCGAGGTCGATAACGACAAGCAGGTTATCGTGGATTCGACCGGTGCACTCGAGCTGGCGAAGGTGCCGGGCCACATGGTCGTGATCGGCGGCGGCGTGATCGGGCTGGAGCTGGGCAGCGTGTGGCGCCGGCTGGGCGCCAAGGTCACCTGCGTCGAGTTTCTCGATCAGATCCTGCCCGGCATGGACGCCGACGTTCGCAAGGAAGCGAACAAGATCTTCAAGAAGCAGGGCATCGAATTCAAGCTCAAGACCAAGGTGACCAAGGCCGAGGTGAAGGGCAAGAAGGCCGTGCTGACGCTCGAACCCGCCGCCGGTGGCGAGGCGGAGACGCTGGAAGCCGATGTCGTCCTCGTTTCGATCGGCCGCCGTCCGAACACCGACGGCCTCGCGCTCGACAAGGCGGGGCTGACCACGAACCAGCGCGGTCAGATCGAGACCGATCATGATTTCCGCACCGCCGTCGACGGCATCTGGGCGATCGGCGACGTCGTTCCGGGGCCAATGCTTGCACACAAGGCCGAGGACGAAGGCATCGCCTGTGCCGAGAATGTCGCGGGGCAGACGGGCATCGTCAATCACGATGTCATCCCGTCGGTCGTCTACACCTGGCCCGAAATCGCGGGCGTCGGGCTGACCGAGGAGCAGGCGAAGGAAAAGGGCGAGGTCAAGGTCGGCAAATTCCCGATGCTCGCGAACAGCCGCGCCAAGACCAACCACGAGCCCGACGGTTTCGTGAAGGTGATCGCAGACGCCAGGACCGACCGCGTGCTGGGCGTATGGTGCATCGCGAGCGTCGCGGGCACGATGATCGCGCAGGCGGCGCAGGCGATGGAGTTTGGCGCGACGTCCGAAGACATCGCCTATACCTGCCACGCGCACCCGACGCACAGCGAAGCGATCAAGGAAGCCGCGATGGCGGTGACAGGCAAGCCGATCCACATCTGA
- a CDS encoding GFA family protein gives MKGQCACGDVSYELTSAPMIVHCCHCRHCQRETGTAFVVNAMIESDRLQVEGTVELVMTPSESGRGQEIARCPSCHIALWSHYPKAGRRSSFVRVGTLDDPAACPPDVHIFTRSKLPWVQLPADTPNFADIYPAREEVWSAEAMERWRAMMAS, from the coding sequence ATGAAAGGTCAATGCGCTTGCGGGGACGTCAGCTATGAACTGACGAGCGCACCGATGATCGTCCATTGCTGTCACTGCCGCCACTGCCAGCGCGAAACGGGAACCGCCTTTGTTGTCAATGCGATGATCGAGAGCGACCGCCTGCAAGTCGAAGGGACGGTCGAACTGGTGATGACGCCATCCGAAAGCGGCCGCGGGCAAGAGATTGCGCGCTGCCCCAGTTGCCACATCGCGCTGTGGAGTCATTATCCGAAAGCCGGACGGCGATCCTCGTTCGTGCGCGTCGGCACGCTCGACGACCCGGCCGCGTGCCCGCCCGACGTCCACATCTTCACGCGCAGCAAGCTGCCTTGGGTTCAATTGCCCGCTGACACGCCGAATTTCGCCGACATCTATCCCGCACGCGAAGAAGTCTGGAGCGCGGAGGCAATGGAGCGATGGCGCGCGATGATGGCATCGTAA
- a CDS encoding trimeric intracellular cation channel family protein, which translates to METQSLIRLIDLIGIGVFALSGALMAVRLRQTLVTAAFFALVTGVGGGSVRDLLIGAPVFWVQDGAIAAVCIAIALIVWVTPERWWQGQLLEWADAVGLAAYAVFGTAKALAWGVPPVPALLMGVITGCVGGTIRDILAGVPSIIVRPEVYVTAAALASGLFLLLIWLGAGTPVAAVAGALAGFALRGAAIHWSLALPPYRGPRSDG; encoded by the coding sequence ATGGAAACCCAGTCCCTCATTCGCTTGATCGACCTGATCGGCATCGGCGTTTTTGCGCTTTCGGGCGCGCTGATGGCGGTGCGGCTGCGGCAGACGCTCGTGACCGCGGCCTTTTTTGCGCTCGTCACCGGGGTCGGCGGGGGCAGCGTGCGCGACCTGCTGATCGGCGCGCCGGTCTTTTGGGTGCAGGATGGGGCGATCGCCGCGGTGTGCATCGCGATCGCGCTGATCGTCTGGGTCACGCCCGAACGCTGGTGGCAGGGGCAATTGCTCGAATGGGCGGACGCGGTGGGACTCGCCGCCTACGCCGTGTTCGGCACCGCCAAGGCGCTCGCGTGGGGCGTGCCGCCCGTGCCGGCGCTGCTGATGGGGGTCATCACCGGCTGCGTCGGCGGGACGATCCGCGACATTTTGGCGGGGGTGCCGTCGATCATCGTACGCCCCGAGGTTTATGTGACCGCAGCGGCGCTGGCGTCGGGTCTGTTCCTGCTGCTGATCTGGCTGGGCGCTGGAACGCCGGTGGCGGCAGTGGCCGGCGCGCTCGCAGGCTTTGCGCTGCGCGGCGCTGCGATCCACTGGTCGCTTGCCCTCCCTCCGTATCGCGGCCCCCGGAGTGACGGCTAG
- a CDS encoding alpha/beta fold hydrolase has translation MQTEQAAVNGIDITYEDRGPKDAPAILMVMGLGGQLTLWPDEFVAALNERGFRTIRYDNRDVGLSTRFDAAGVPNLKWMFVKAAFGLPVRSAYTLADMAADGIGLLDHLGIGQAHIVGVSMGGMISQHIAARYPERVLTLASVMSTTGNRRLPRARKEAMQALANRPTSGDKEALIAYGVKAARVIGSPGYPSDEDRLQRRVRTDFERGWYPPGFARQVAAIVADGDRRSMLKSIKAPTLVIHGEDDPLVPLAGGRDTAANIAGARLMTIPGMGHDLPLALVDTLADAIAGHIAKKTKVAA, from the coding sequence ATGCAGACCGAACAGGCGGCGGTGAACGGCATCGACATTACCTATGAGGATCGCGGGCCGAAGGATGCGCCCGCGATCCTGATGGTGATGGGGCTGGGCGGCCAGTTGACGCTGTGGCCCGACGAATTCGTCGCGGCGCTGAACGAGCGCGGTTTCCGCACGATCCGCTACGACAATCGGGACGTCGGGCTTTCGACGCGCTTTGACGCGGCGGGGGTGCCGAACCTGAAATGGATGTTCGTGAAGGCGGCGTTCGGCCTGCCGGTGCGATCCGCCTACACGCTCGCCGATATGGCCGCCGACGGCATCGGCCTGCTCGACCATCTGGGCATTGGCCAGGCGCATATCGTCGGCGTGTCGATGGGCGGCATGATTTCGCAGCATATCGCCGCGCGCTATCCGGAGCGCGTGCTGACGCTTGCGTCGGTGATGTCGACAACGGGCAACCGCCGATTACCGCGCGCGCGCAAGGAAGCGATGCAGGCGCTCGCCAACCGGCCGACGAGCGGCGATAAGGAGGCGCTGATTGCCTATGGGGTGAAGGCAGCGCGGGTGATCGGCAGCCCCGGCTATCCGTCCGACGAGGACCGGCTCCAGCGCCGCGTGCGCACCGATTTCGAGCGCGGCTGGTATCCGCCGGGTTTCGCGCGGCAGGTTGCGGCGATCGTTGCTGACGGTGACCGGCGGTCGATGCTGAAGTCGATCAAGGCGCCGACGCTGGTGATTCACGGCGAAGACGACCCGCTCGTCCCGCTGGCGGGGGGACGTGACACCGCGGCGAATATCGCGGGCGCGCGGCTGATGACGATCCCCGGCATGGGGCACGACCTGCCGCTGGCGCTCGTCGACACGCTGGCCGATGCGATTGCGGGGCATATTGCGAAGAAAACGAAGGTCGCGGCCTAA